The Argopecten irradians isolate NY chromosome 16, Ai_NY, whole genome shotgun sequence genome window below encodes:
- the LOC138310132 gene encoding glycoprotein 3-alpha-L-fucosyltransferase A-like: MVMFSIFSRLYNVKYVLISVSLVTLYIWYYFQSTTTGISTNTDLATHHVTEPIRVHYFNKPKGINGSRFEICKHRCYLTHGMSSYRTSHVVIFHGPTLGSFVTSPPMKYPRQIWILHGKESPVNYVGSLKSWKRVFNWTMTYRRDSDIAALNGIFATESGYVDSVNRSSLFQSKMKNIAWFVSNCHTHGGREKYVDTLRDLMDVTVYGKCGKQKCPRSKDKKCMEILRGYFKFYLSFENSLCHDYITEKGFKVYRYNSYVIPVTRGLTGTQYQMYLPQSSYINTEDFRSVPKLVTRLLSIAENETLYNTYFEWENRYTADLYTPQDFCQLCERLHNEDRYRSLYDDISHWWTNEPYRNVCRSKHDVEL, translated from the coding sequence atggtcatgttttctattttcagtaggCTATACAATGtgaaatatgtattaatttcGGTTTCCCTGGTGACACTTTACATTTGGTATTACTTCCAATCAACTACTACCGGCATCTCTACGAATACTGATCTAGCAACACACCACGTGACAGAACCGATACGGGTCCACTACTTCAACAAGCCAAAGGGTATCAACGGATCTCGTTTTGAAATCTGTAAACACAGATGCTACCTTACGCATGGAATGTCTTCTTATAGAACAAGTCACGTGGTTATTTTTCACGGACCCACGTTAGGTTCATTCGTGACGTCACCCCCGATGAAATATCCACGGCAAATATGGATTCTCCACGGGAAAGAATCACCAGTTAATTATGTTGGATCCCTGAAATCATGGAAGCGAGTTTTCAACTGGACAATGACGTACCGACGGGACTCGGATATCGCCGCTCTAAACGGAATATTTGCAACGGAGTCAGGATATGTAGATAGTGTAAACAGAAGTAGTTTATTTCagtcaaaaatgaaaaatatcgcATGGTTTGTCTCAAATTGCCATACTCATGGTGGtcgagaaaaatatgtagatacACTTCGTGACTTGATGGATGTGACTGTTTACGGAAAATGTGGAAAGCAGAAATGTCCGAGAAGCAAGGATAAAAAGTGTATGGAAATACTAAGGggttatttcaaattttatctCTCATTTGAAAATTCACTTTGTCATGATTACATCACGGAGAAGGGTTTTAAGGTGTACAGGTATAATTCGTATGTGATACCAGTAACTCGTGGTTTGACGGGAACACAATATCAGATGTATTTACCTCAATCATCTTACATCAACACCGAGGACTTCCGATCTGTACCGAAACTAGTTACCAGACTCCTATCTATAGCGGAGAATGAGACACTGTACAATACGTATTTTGAGTGGGAGAACAGGTACACTGCCGATCTGTATACTCCACAAGACTTCTGTCAGCTGTGTGAACGATTACACAACGAGGATAGATACAGAAGTCTATATGATGATATTTCACACTGGTGGACAAATGAGCCATATAGAAATGTTTGCAGAAGTAAACATGATGTTGAACTGTAA
- the LOC138310548 gene encoding uncharacterized protein — protein sequence MNKMATVSDVLLRYGDDAFNLKDYDIAACFYSYASSQTVVSDYSEILKKRSKCYYKNGKYARAFDDVVEILKIWPSWIEGYIYAGSCLSYLKDFKGAMLMYSRGLKLDPGNEVIQKAVNNVKDALTENGGTTYDPLTLCTQDAYPGDEELVKLEQVKLDKIGAVEIPEFLTIPDTLKLRGLIQSVCEHKEDGEYNLAEACLMAAIREDGDNYSFYHILAEILFENKNYEKAFQICEMIPKQMRLFDTWILGSKIRQALKVPVSTELWLKNATKFGGKRAEEAAMLFQDVRVQRLYDPLSSGTNVNIRFTEFGRTMHTTTEVSKGAYLFRERPLILAQTIDSLDIQACGHCGKSLITAELYFGHGVIRQNNQVRAAVDKFWPKIDVFTCDKCGAEKYCSVTCRGEAWEDYHQVLCSSVNKNVEKLHQVCKQFKKMREGNCRVWDGVWNAAFSPVTLAQLWAKIICDAKRLAKEQGRITPDRQDMAQAKAKFRRFIAYGSAKNAKIVPGMMAIMREIFSDLPDGVTLEITDKEFEGRYFQIACNIQEYADPEPPYKLFIANAKTKAQVWACVSPHIRSEPPEATFTGLFMLHACMNHSCDNNAEVRDRFVDGRPGIALQAKKPISAGQEVTISYIDTKMSRQDRQNWLYQSYNFWCTCTKCQFEGNDASSCTNCKKKVSNDKLFPACSRCHRAWYCSSKCQKVAWKKGHKSICSK from the exons ATGAACAAAATGGCGACCGTATCGGACGTCCTTCTCCGGTATGGGGATGACGCCTTTAACTTGAAGGATTATGATATTGCCGCGTGTTTTTATTCTTATGCTTCGTCTCAAACGGTTGTGTCTGATTATTCAGAAATTCTTAAAAAGAGATCGAAGTGTTATTACAAGAATGGGAAGTACGCTCGCGCATTCGACGACGTCGTTGAAATACTGAAAATATGGCCGTCATGGATTGAGGGATACATTTATGCCGGGAGTTGTCTTTCGTACTTAAAGGACTTTAAGGGTGCAATGTTGATGTATTCCCGAGGGTTGAAGTTAGACCCCGGGAACGAAGTAATCCAGAAAGCTGTAAATAACGTCAAAGACGCGCTAACGGAAAATGGTGGCACGACGTACGATCCCCTAACGCTGTGTACACAGGACGCGTATCCAGGCGACGAGGAACTTGTAAAATTAGAACAAGTCAAACTAGATAAAATTGGAGCAGTTGAAATTCCGGAATTTCTCACCATCCCAGATACTCTTAAACTGAGAGGGCTGATTCAGAGTGTTTGTGAACATAAAGAAGACGGAGAGTACAATCTCGCAGAGGCTTGTTTAATGGCGGCCATCCGCGAGGATGGTGATAACTACAGTTTTTACCATATACTGGCTGAAATACTGTTCGAGAATAAGAACTATGAAAAGGCTTTCCAAATCTGTGAGATGATTCCCAAACAGATGAGGTTATTTGATACCTGGATATTAGGAA GTAAAATCAGGCAGGCTTTAAAAGTGCCCGTATCAACAGAATTGTGGTTGAAAAATGCAACAAAGTTCGGAGGCAAGCGTGCAGAGGAGGCGGCCATGTTGTTTCAGGATGTCAGGGTTCAGCGTCTGTATGATCCGTTATCATCCGGTACAAATGTCAACATCCGGTTCACGGAGTTCGGCAGAACAATGCACACCACAACTGAAGTCAGTAAAGGAGCGTATTTATTTAGGGAAAGGCCGCTTATCTTAGCTCAAACCATCGACAGTCTAGATATCCAGGCGTGTGGTCATTGTGGGAAAAGTCTTATCACTGCAGAACTATACTTTGGCCATGGTGTGATTCGACAAAATAACCAAGTCAGAGCAGCTGTCGACAAGTTCTGGCCAAAAATAGATGTGTTTACCTGCGACAAATGTGGAGCAGAAAAATATTGTAGTGTGACTTGTCGAGGAGAGGCATGGGAGGATTACCATCAAGTCTTGTGTTCTTCTGTAAACAAAAATGTGGAAAAGCTACATCAAGTTTGTAAACAGTTCAAGAAAATGCGAGAAGGGAATTGTCGAGTGTGGGATGGAGTGTGGAATGCTGCGTTTAGTCCTGTAACGCTAGCACAACTCTGGGCAAAAATCATCTGCGACGCCAAGCGGTTAGCAAAGGAACAAGGGCGCATAACTCCAGATCGCCAGGACATGGCTCAGGCCAAAGCAAAATTTAGGAG GTTTATTGCATACGGATCAGCTAAAAACGCCAAAATTGTTCCGGGGATGATGGCAATTATGAGAGAGATATTCAGCGACCTTCCCGACGGGGTTACCCTGGAAATAACAGATAAAGAGTTCGAAGGCCGATATTTCCAAATCGCCTGTAACATTCAGGAGTACGCCGACCCAGAGCCTCCATACAAATTATTTATTGCGAACGCTAAAACGAAAGCACAGGTCTGGGCATGCGTCAGTCCTCACATCCGGTCTGAACCTCCCGAGGCTACGTTCACCGGTTTGTTCATGTTACACGCATGTATGAACCATTCTTGTGACAATAACGCTGAGGTCCGCGACCGTTTTGTTGACGGTAGGCCCGGAATCGCACTGCAGGCAAAGAAACCAATCAGCGCAGGACAGGAAGTGACGATATCATACATAGATACCAAGATGTCTCGTCAAGATCGTCAAAATTGGCTGTACCAATCATACAACTTCTGGTGCACGTGCACAAAGTGTCAGTTTGAAGGAAATGATGCAAGCTCGTGCACGAACTGTAAGAAAAAGGTATCAAATGACAAACTCTTCCCAGCATGCAGTCGATGTCACAGAGCTTGGTACTGCTCGTCTAAATGTCAGAAAGTAGCTTGGAAAAAAGGTCATAAGTCTATATGTAGTAAATAA
- the LOC138310134 gene encoding mucin-21-like codes for MTNSQDTIVTNSQGTIVTNSQDTIVTNSQSTIVTNSQGTIVTNSQGTIVTNSQGTIVTNSQGTIVTNSQGTIVTNSQGTIVTNSQGTIGTIVTNSQGTIVTNSQGTIVTHSQDTIVTHSQGTIVTHSQGTIVTHSQGTIVTYSQGTIVTNSQGTIVTHSHGTIVTNFQGTIVTNSQGTIVTDSQGTIVTNSQGNIVTNSQDTIVTNSQGTI; via the exons ATGACTAATTCCCAGGACACTATTGTGACTAATTCCCAGGGCACTATTGTGACTAATTCCCAGGACACTATTGTGACTAATTCCCAGAGCACTATTGTGACTAATTCCCAGGGCACTATTGTGACTAATTCCCAGGGCACTATTGTGACTAATTCCCAGGGCACTATTGTGACTAATTCCCAGGGCACTATTGTGACTAATTCCCAGGGCACTATTGTGACTAATTCCCAGGGCACTATTGTGACTAATTCCCAGGGCACTATT GGCACTATTGTGACTAATTCCCAGGGCACTATTGTGACTAATTCCCAGGGCACCATTGTGACTCATTCCCAGGACACTATTGTGACTCATTCCCAGGGCACCATTGTGACTCATTCCCAGGGCACTATTGTGACTCATTCCCAGGGCACTATTGTGACTTATTCCCAGGGCACTATTGTGACTAATTCCCAGGGCACCATTGTGACTCATTCCCATGGCACTATTGTGACTAATTTCCAAGGCACTATTGTGACTAATTCCCAGGGCACTATTGTGACTGATTCCCAGGGCACTATTGTGACTAATTCCCAGGGCAATATTGTGACTAATTCCCAGGACACCATTGTGACTAATTCCCAGGGCACTATTTGA
- the LOC138310513 gene encoding uncharacterized protein isoform X1, whose translation METVTQLVKFGDECLKDKNYGMAISAYSSTIKKGVHSSLNEILKKRSNCYFHLCSYACAYDDIIEVQKTCPKWIAGYRYAANCLTNLNDIEGVCELYTKGLESNNGSVELKHGLAEAKSKIARENAEASCNNPLSLCKLDFYPGDDVRLKEEKETRDVILRTQSQQDLVISKDKSVPELVRLSWKHQQNGDLDKATELLHSALLIMPDVTCLRQVLGDLYFRQDRHQEALKCLDVIPSNARSFDTWMTGGQVLHRLGLPVSAEMWFRHAEKVGGKRAEFASVSFQDVRSKRLYKHLTTGKNVEVRFTEKGRALFAKADIAKDKLIFDDTPILLSQTNESSDIRACSNCAKTLQTAEEYFGVDVLENNSMLKEIVKTHWPIFDVISCLNCDLEFYCSDTCRESAWEQHHQILCPSINESVKKLYDACDKYRKFLESGQRVWEGMWSAAFSPMILARLWAAIVCEAKRQAKQRGVSVPETRDWIRAKLPYRRFYFSFVLRRYIAFAQCSYAEMVPGMVKIMRDIFSDPGTGVVMEISEREFDGRYFQLACNVQAFSDPTPPFQTFKRNAKAAGLDVAKFMTPEEKYATFGGLFCLHASMNHSCDNNAEIHDGAAGENPGVHVIANRPIKQGEEINITYIDTKMSRQNRRAWLIRSYNFWCLCPRCRFEGDNSSFCTNCNKQAGNDKPFLGCGKCRSAWYCSPQCQKSAWKRGHKAICRKR comes from the exons ATGGAAACGGTGACACAGTTGGTAAAATTCGGAGACGAATGTTTAAAGGACAAAAACTATGGCATGGCTATCAGTGCGTATTCGTCCACTATAAAGAAGGGCGTACATTCAAGTTTAAACGAGATACTGAAGAAACGATCAAACTGCTACTTCCACCTTTGCAGCTACGCATGTGCATATGACGACATTATTGAGGTTCAAAAGACATGTCCTAAATGGATAGCCGGATATCGGTATGCAGCAAATTGTTTAACCAACCTGAATGATATTGAAGGTGTGTGTGAACTATACACTAAAGGTCTAGAGTCAAACAATGGCAGCGTGGAGCTAAAACATGGTCTGGCAGAAGCAAAGTCGAAAATAGCGAGAGAAAATGCCGAGGCGAGCTGTAATAACCCACTAAGTCTGTGTAAACTTGACTTTTATCCTGGCGATGATGTTCGGCTTAAAGAGGAAAAAGAAACACGTGATGTTATATTGAGAACGCAATCGCAACAGGATCTGGTTATTTCAAAAGACAAATCTGTACCGGAACTCGTGCGGTTGTCATGgaaacatcaacaaaatggTGACCTCGATAAAGCTACAGAGCTTCTACATTCAGCACTGCTAATAATGCCGGATGTGACGTGTTTGCGTCAGGTACTTGGCGACCTGTACTTCCGCCAAGATAGACATCAAGAGGCATTGAAATGTTTGGATGTTATACCAAGCAACGCCAGATCCTTTGATACTTGGATGACGGGAg GTCAGGTTTTGCATCGACTTGGACTTCCGGTATCAGCAGAGATGTGGTTCCGCCATGCAGAGAAAGTTGGTGGAAAACGAGCAGAATTCGCTTCGGTGTCGTTTCAAGATGTCAGATCAAAACGTTTATACAAACACTTGACAACAGGCAAGAACGTCGAGGTGAGGTTCACAGAAAAAGGGCGCGCTTTGTTCGCCAAAGCCGACATCGCcaaagataaattgatttttGACGACACGCCGATTCTTCTCTCTCAAACTAACGAGAGCTCTGACATCAGAGCGTGCAGCAACTGCGCTAAAACATTACAAACTGCAGAGGAATATTTTGGTGTTGACGTTTTAGAAAACAATTCAATGTTGAAAGAGATTGTTAAAACACATTGGCCCATATTTGACGTCATTTCCTGTTTAAATTGCGATCTCGAGTTCTATTGTAGCGACACCTGCCGGGAATCTGCTTGGGAACAACATCATCAAATTCTTTGTCCCTCCATCAACGAAAGCGTGAAGAAGCTGTACGACGCATGCGACAAATACCGGAAGTTTCTGGAATCTGGCCAGCGTGTTTGGGAAGGGATGTGGTCTGCTGCTTTTAGTCCCATGATTTTGGCGCGACTTTGGGCCGCCATTGTGTGTGAAGCTAAACGCCAAGCCAAACAACGGGGAGTTTCTGTTCCGGAAACACGAGATTGGATCAGAGCAAAACTGCCGTACAGAAG gTTTTATTTCAGCTTTGTACTGCGGAG ATATATCGCGTTTGCACAGTGCAGTTATGCTGAAATGGTTCCAGGAATGGTGAAGATCATGCGAGACATATTCAGTGACCCTGGTACCGGGGTCGTCATGGAGATATCAGAGAGGGAATTTGACGGTAGATACTTCCAACTTGCTTGTAACGTCCAAGCATTCTCTGATCCCACCCCGCCGTTTCAGACATTTAAACGGAACGCAAAAGCTGCTGGATTGGATGTTGCAAAGTTCATGACCCCTGAGGAGAAGTACGCTACATTTGGCGGACTATTTTGTCTCCATGCTAGCATGAATCATTCATGTGACAACAACGCTGAGATCCATGATGGTGCCGCTGGGGAAAATCCTGGAGTGCACGTGATAGCAAACCGACCAATCAAACAGGGGGAAGAAATTAACATCACGTATATTGACACTAAAATGTCGCGCCAAAACAGACGAGCGTGGCTCATCCGGTCCTATAACTTCTGGTGTCTCTGTCCTCGATGTAGATTCGAAGGAGACAACAGCAGCTTCTGTACGAACTGTAACAAACAGGCGGGTAATGATAAACCATTCTTGGGCTGTGGAAAGTGTCGCAGTGCATGGTACTGTTCACCACAGTGTCAGAAGTCGGCATGGAAACGGGGACACAAAGCAATCTGCC GTAAACGATAA
- the LOC138310513 gene encoding uncharacterized protein isoform X2, producing METVTQLVKFGDECLKDKNYGMAISAYSSTIKKGVHSSLNEILKKRSNCYFHLCSYACAYDDIIEVQKTCPKWIAGYRYAANCLTNLNDIEGVCELYTKGLESNNGSVELKHGLAEAKSKIARENAEASCNNPLSLCKLDFYPGDDVRLKEEKETRDVILRTQSQQDLVISKDKSVPELVRLSWKHQQNGDLDKATELLHSALLIMPDVTCLRQVLGDLYFRQDRHQEALKCLDVIPSNARSFDTWMTGGQVLHRLGLPVSAEMWFRHAEKVGGKRAEFASVSFQDVRSKRLYKHLTTGKNVEVRFTEKGRALFAKADIAKDKLIFDDTPILLSQTNESSDIRACSNCAKTLQTAEEYFGVDVLENNSMLKEIVKTHWPIFDVISCLNCDLEFYCSDTCRESAWEQHHQILCPSINESVKKLYDACDKYRKFLESGQRVWEGMWSAAFSPMILARLWAAIVCEAKRQAKQRGVSVPETRDWIRAKLPYRRYIAFAQCSYAEMVPGMVKIMRDIFSDPGTGVVMEISEREFDGRYFQLACNVQAFSDPTPPFQTFKRNAKAAGLDVAKFMTPEEKYATFGGLFCLHASMNHSCDNNAEIHDGAAGENPGVHVIANRPIKQGEEINITYIDTKMSRQNRRAWLIRSYNFWCLCPRCRFEGDNSSFCTNCNKQAGNDKPFLGCGKCRSAWYCSPQCQKSAWKRGHKAICRKR from the exons ATGGAAACGGTGACACAGTTGGTAAAATTCGGAGACGAATGTTTAAAGGACAAAAACTATGGCATGGCTATCAGTGCGTATTCGTCCACTATAAAGAAGGGCGTACATTCAAGTTTAAACGAGATACTGAAGAAACGATCAAACTGCTACTTCCACCTTTGCAGCTACGCATGTGCATATGACGACATTATTGAGGTTCAAAAGACATGTCCTAAATGGATAGCCGGATATCGGTATGCAGCAAATTGTTTAACCAACCTGAATGATATTGAAGGTGTGTGTGAACTATACACTAAAGGTCTAGAGTCAAACAATGGCAGCGTGGAGCTAAAACATGGTCTGGCAGAAGCAAAGTCGAAAATAGCGAGAGAAAATGCCGAGGCGAGCTGTAATAACCCACTAAGTCTGTGTAAACTTGACTTTTATCCTGGCGATGATGTTCGGCTTAAAGAGGAAAAAGAAACACGTGATGTTATATTGAGAACGCAATCGCAACAGGATCTGGTTATTTCAAAAGACAAATCTGTACCGGAACTCGTGCGGTTGTCATGgaaacatcaacaaaatggTGACCTCGATAAAGCTACAGAGCTTCTACATTCAGCACTGCTAATAATGCCGGATGTGACGTGTTTGCGTCAGGTACTTGGCGACCTGTACTTCCGCCAAGATAGACATCAAGAGGCATTGAAATGTTTGGATGTTATACCAAGCAACGCCAGATCCTTTGATACTTGGATGACGGGAg GTCAGGTTTTGCATCGACTTGGACTTCCGGTATCAGCAGAGATGTGGTTCCGCCATGCAGAGAAAGTTGGTGGAAAACGAGCAGAATTCGCTTCGGTGTCGTTTCAAGATGTCAGATCAAAACGTTTATACAAACACTTGACAACAGGCAAGAACGTCGAGGTGAGGTTCACAGAAAAAGGGCGCGCTTTGTTCGCCAAAGCCGACATCGCcaaagataaattgatttttGACGACACGCCGATTCTTCTCTCTCAAACTAACGAGAGCTCTGACATCAGAGCGTGCAGCAACTGCGCTAAAACATTACAAACTGCAGAGGAATATTTTGGTGTTGACGTTTTAGAAAACAATTCAATGTTGAAAGAGATTGTTAAAACACATTGGCCCATATTTGACGTCATTTCCTGTTTAAATTGCGATCTCGAGTTCTATTGTAGCGACACCTGCCGGGAATCTGCTTGGGAACAACATCATCAAATTCTTTGTCCCTCCATCAACGAAAGCGTGAAGAAGCTGTACGACGCATGCGACAAATACCGGAAGTTTCTGGAATCTGGCCAGCGTGTTTGGGAAGGGATGTGGTCTGCTGCTTTTAGTCCCATGATTTTGGCGCGACTTTGGGCCGCCATTGTGTGTGAAGCTAAACGCCAAGCCAAACAACGGGGAGTTTCTGTTCCGGAAACACGAGATTGGATCAGAGCAAAACTGCCGTACAGAAG ATATATCGCGTTTGCACAGTGCAGTTATGCTGAAATGGTTCCAGGAATGGTGAAGATCATGCGAGACATATTCAGTGACCCTGGTACCGGGGTCGTCATGGAGATATCAGAGAGGGAATTTGACGGTAGATACTTCCAACTTGCTTGTAACGTCCAAGCATTCTCTGATCCCACCCCGCCGTTTCAGACATTTAAACGGAACGCAAAAGCTGCTGGATTGGATGTTGCAAAGTTCATGACCCCTGAGGAGAAGTACGCTACATTTGGCGGACTATTTTGTCTCCATGCTAGCATGAATCATTCATGTGACAACAACGCTGAGATCCATGATGGTGCCGCTGGGGAAAATCCTGGAGTGCACGTGATAGCAAACCGACCAATCAAACAGGGGGAAGAAATTAACATCACGTATATTGACACTAAAATGTCGCGCCAAAACAGACGAGCGTGGCTCATCCGGTCCTATAACTTCTGGTGTCTCTGTCCTCGATGTAGATTCGAAGGAGACAACAGCAGCTTCTGTACGAACTGTAACAAACAGGCGGGTAATGATAAACCATTCTTGGGCTGTGGAAAGTGTCGCAGTGCATGGTACTGTTCACCACAGTGTCAGAAGTCGGCATGGAAACGGGGACACAAAGCAATCTGCC GTAAACGATAA